One genomic segment of bacterium includes these proteins:
- the nadE gene encoding NAD(+) synthase, with product MKNLTGLTIAMCQMPVLPGQPRHNIDYMIEEMRAAEEREADFIVFPEMVDGYLKGDLYDDKAYLRDVARQNDRFCQATLGKRITAIFGSTDITEGKVGEDGRLRKSNAALVARNGQWLHRTHKFLQPNYRFFDDDRYFFSLRKKLMEQMDRARCTEKSAPDIHGLFPVFEVETRIGALRAGIILCEDMWHEDYAFNPTQYLMENGAELIFNLSASPWGWQKNRKRHRVVKKLLDKNPAWFCYVNNTGLQNNGKNLIVFDGSSTLYNPDGRIVFEIPPYRKGTCDVVLSGSMPALAELPQDDTKEMYLAIRCAIHEFFQAFPPERRVVLIGLSGGIDSSLSAALFTDVLGPENVIGVHMPFTFTQTDSTNLAKQVAENLGIHYVVKPIHGIVKAICEATGAKPGTLSYQNVQARARMEVLAAMAQDMGGVFSANWNKVEGGQGYGTLYADIAGALAILGDLVKREEYQLAEYLNRAVYGREVIPRECFEKIPTAELADAQQDPFDYGNLERRGYHDEMIRAFTEFRKNPEWFLECFLLDSLETELKLEKGTLRRLFPIAQAFVTDLENQWRQFFGSYFKRVQAPPVVVVSKRAFGFDLRESMLSPYFTDRYYELKKKVESRDAQNS from the coding sequence CCAAATGCCGGTTCTGCCCGGCCAGCCGCGGCATAACATCGACTACATGATCGAGGAAATGCGCGCGGCCGAAGAAAGAGAAGCGGACTTTATCGTCTTTCCCGAGATGGTCGATGGATATCTCAAAGGAGATCTCTACGACGACAAAGCATATTTGCGCGACGTTGCCCGCCAGAACGATCGCTTCTGCCAAGCAACTCTCGGAAAGCGCATCACCGCGATCTTTGGAAGCACGGACATCACGGAAGGAAAGGTTGGGGAAGACGGCAGACTGCGTAAGTCGAACGCCGCCCTGGTCGCGCGAAATGGGCAATGGCTGCACCGTACCCATAAATTTCTGCAGCCGAATTACCGCTTCTTCGATGACGACCGGTACTTTTTCTCGCTTCGGAAAAAACTCATGGAACAGATGGATCGGGCTCGATGCACAGAAAAATCCGCGCCCGATATCCATGGCCTTTTCCCGGTTTTCGAAGTTGAAACGCGCATCGGCGCACTTCGTGCAGGCATAATACTCTGCGAGGATATGTGGCACGAAGACTACGCTTTCAACCCCACGCAATATCTTATGGAAAACGGCGCAGAACTTATCTTCAACCTCTCCGCCTCTCCCTGGGGCTGGCAAAAGAACCGCAAACGCCATCGGGTCGTAAAGAAGCTCCTGGACAAAAACCCCGCATGGTTCTGCTATGTGAATAATACGGGCCTACAGAACAACGGCAAAAATCTTATAGTTTTTGACGGAAGTTCCACCCTGTACAATCCGGACGGCCGGATCGTCTTTGAGATTCCGCCGTATCGGAAGGGAACTTGTGACGTCGTGCTTTCTGGGTCCATGCCGGCTCTTGCAGAACTTCCGCAGGATGATACGAAAGAAATGTATTTGGCAATCCGATGCGCGATACACGAATTCTTCCAAGCATTTCCGCCCGAACGGAGAGTGGTACTGATTGGCTTAAGCGGCGGCATCGACTCAAGCCTCTCCGCAGCGCTTTTTACAGACGTGCTTGGACCGGAAAACGTCATCGGGGTGCACATGCCCTTTACCTTTACCCAGACGGACAGCACGAATCTTGCCAAACAAGTAGCGGAAAATCTCGGGATTCACTATGTGGTAAAACCCATCCATGGCATCGTAAAAGCAATATGTGAGGCAACCGGCGCAAAGCCCGGAACGCTCTCCTACCAAAACGTCCAGGCCCGCGCCCGCATGGAAGTGCTTGCCGCCATGGCACAGGACATGGGCGGTGTATTCTCCGCCAACTGGAACAAGGTGGAGGGTGGTCAGGGATATGGCACGCTCTACGCCGACATCGCAGGGGCTCTTGCAATTTTAGGAGACCTTGTGAAACGAGAAGAATATCAACTTGCCGAGTATTTGAACCGGGCTGTGTACGGCAGAGAGGTGATACCGCGCGAATGTTTCGAGAAAATTCCGACTGCGGAGCTTGCGGACGCACAGCAAGACCCATTCGATTACGGAAACCTTGAGCGCCGCGGATACCACGACGAGATGATCCGCGCATTCACTGAATTCCGGAAGAATCCCGAGTGGTTTCTGGAGTGCTTCCTCCTTGATTCGCTTGAAACGGAACTTAAACTGGAAAAAGGAACGCTGCGGCGCCTATTTCCGATAGCCCAAGCGTTTGTCACGGACCTGGAGAATCAGTGGAGACAGTTTTTTGGGTCCTACTTCAAGCGAGTTCAGGCGCCCCCGGTAGTGGTGGTAAGCAAGCGGGCGTTCGGATTTGACCTGCGTGAATCGATGCTTTCACCTTATTTCACCGACAGATATTATGAACTCAAGAAAAAGGTTGAATCGCGAGACGCACAAAATTCCTGA
- a CDS encoding DUF5671 domain-containing protein produces the protein MDIQTEKFSRPKASPKDVFIHLLMIGTLYASAVSFIALLWQYVNRFFADALEAPYGDYGTVNAIRWSLSSVVILFPVFLWAMRFLERDMLANPEKRTIAIRKWLLHLTLFVAGITIIVDLITLLYNYLGGELSARFFLKILVILFVAAAIFTYYIWELRRDTSLLSEKMRYLAWMIVGVVAVASVGGFFIAGSPQRERMRRFDERRVGDLQSVQYQIIDYWQRKEKLPETLSDLKNDISGFVAPQDPETQVSYGYRRTGDLSFELCGVFSLDVISISDSRYPKVMSVPAYGPYGETGMQNWEHGKGEKCFSRTIDPKLYPPYPKTEKIPPPMR, from the coding sequence ATGGACATACAAACTGAAAAATTTTCAAGACCCAAGGCGTCGCCCAAAGATGTGTTTATACATCTTCTGATGATTGGCACGCTGTATGCGAGCGCCGTAAGCTTCATCGCGCTTTTGTGGCAATACGTGAACAGGTTCTTTGCCGATGCGCTGGAGGCGCCATACGGAGATTACGGCACAGTCAATGCTATACGCTGGTCGCTCTCGTCGGTCGTCATTCTCTTCCCCGTGTTTTTGTGGGCGATGCGGTTTCTGGAGCGCGATATGCTGGCAAATCCGGAAAAGCGCACGATTGCCATTCGGAAATGGCTTTTGCACCTCACGCTCTTTGTTGCCGGCATCACCATCATCGTTGATCTTATTACCCTGCTCTATAATTATTTGGGCGGGGAGTTGTCGGCGAGATTTTTTCTGAAGATCCTTGTCATTCTTTTTGTTGCGGCGGCTATTTTTACCTATTATATTTGGGAACTTCGGCGCGATACTTCTTTACTGTCAGAAAAGATGCGGTATCTTGCCTGGATGATTGTTGGGGTTGTTGCCGTAGCAAGTGTAGGAGGGTTTTTCATCGCAGGCTCTCCGCAACGCGAGCGCATGAGACGGTTTGATGAGCGCAGAGTAGGGGATCTACAGTCCGTGCAATATCAGATCATTGATTATTGGCAGAGAAAAGAGAAGCTTCCGGAGACGCTTTCAGATCTCAAGAATGATATTTCTGGATTTGTAGCACCCCAAGATCCGGAGACGCAAGTGTCTTATGGGTACCGGCGGACGGGGGATTTGTCGTTCGAGCTTTGCGGAGTTTTCTCGCTTGATGTAATAAGCATTTCTGATTCCCGATATCCCAAAGTCATGTCCGTACCAGCGTATGGGCCTTACGGAGAGACTGGGATGCAGAACTGGGAACACGGGAAAGGAGAGAAGTGTTTTTCGCGCACCATTGACCCGAAACTCTACCCCCCCTATCCGAAAACGGAAAAAATACCGCCACCCATGCGCTGA